One window of Arthrobacter oryzae genomic DNA carries:
- a CDS encoding S8 family serine peptidase → MTRASTRWGRTASAVTAMALAAGSLATSLIAAPEARADSWRDKQYWLAESGITKAWEVSKGANVKVAVIDSGVDAKHPDLKGAVVGGSDASGAGSADGQKSIGSKPEHGTLVATMLAGRGHQPPKATASPTPGATPAPGPDGIVGVAPEAQILSVSTWLGSQNPGGKTDQEQIPAAVRWAVDNGARVINISLGSTSPEWPQSWDAAFLYAEQKDVVIVAAAGNRVGGNVQVGAPATIPGVLTVAGLDREGAASIDSSSQGISIGVAAPAENLIGGMPGDGYAEWAGTSGATPIVSGVAALIRSKWPEMTASQVINRIVTTAKDAGAPGKDPIYGFGVLNAEAALKDDVPETKINPLGTVADWIRIHRRGEAAATTPATEPGNTPTSAPPTLPAATIPVAEAPSQLDSAVPAIVVVGFGTLFLAIIAGALFQLRRASRNPRNLREGPETGVLDKVDSTGT, encoded by the coding sequence ATGACCAGAGCATCAACCCGCTGGGGCCGCACGGCCTCCGCCGTGACTGCAATGGCCCTTGCCGCAGGCAGCTTGGCAACGTCGCTGATCGCGGCACCGGAAGCCCGGGCCGATTCGTGGCGGGACAAACAGTACTGGCTGGCCGAGTCCGGCATCACCAAGGCGTGGGAAGTCTCCAAGGGCGCCAACGTGAAAGTCGCCGTCATCGACAGCGGCGTGGACGCCAAGCACCCCGACCTGAAAGGCGCGGTCGTTGGCGGGAGCGACGCCTCCGGAGCGGGCAGCGCGGACGGGCAGAAGAGCATCGGCTCGAAGCCTGAACACGGGACCCTGGTGGCGACCATGCTGGCCGGCCGCGGCCACCAGCCGCCGAAAGCCACCGCGAGTCCCACGCCCGGCGCCACGCCGGCGCCCGGCCCCGACGGAATAGTGGGCGTCGCCCCCGAAGCGCAGATCCTGTCGGTGTCCACCTGGCTCGGGTCCCAGAACCCCGGCGGCAAGACGGACCAGGAACAGATCCCCGCGGCTGTCCGCTGGGCAGTGGACAACGGCGCACGCGTGATCAATATTTCGCTGGGCAGTACGTCGCCGGAATGGCCGCAGAGCTGGGACGCGGCCTTCCTTTATGCCGAGCAAAAGGACGTGGTCATCGTTGCCGCGGCCGGCAACCGGGTGGGCGGCAACGTGCAGGTGGGAGCTCCCGCAACCATACCGGGCGTACTGACGGTGGCAGGCCTGGATCGCGAAGGCGCAGCCAGCATCGATTCGTCATCCCAGGGGATCAGTATCGGGGTGGCAGCACCGGCCGAAAACCTGATCGGCGGCATGCCCGGAGACGGCTATGCGGAATGGGCCGGCACGTCCGGCGCCACTCCGATCGTGTCCGGGGTCGCGGCCCTGATCCGTTCCAAATGGCCGGAAATGACAGCCAGCCAGGTTATTAACAGGATTGTGACCACGGCCAAGGATGCCGGGGCGCCGGGCAAGGACCCCATTTACGGGTTTGGCGTCCTTAATGCTGAAGCCGCGTTGAAGGACGACGTTCCCGAAACGAAAATCAACCCGCTGGGCACAGTGGCTGACTGGATCCGGATCCACCGCAGGGGCGAGGCCGCCGCAACCACGCCCGCCACCGAGCCCGGCAACACCCCCACGAGCGCCCCGCCCACCCTGCCCGCCGCCACGATTCCGGTGGCCGAGGCGCCGTCCCAGCTGGACAGTGCCGTGCCTGCCATAGTGGTGGTCGGTTTCGGAACGCTCTTCCTGGCCATCATTGCGGGCGCCCTCTTTCAGCTGCGAAGGGCGTCCAGGAACCCCCGGAACCTGCGCGAGGGGCCGGAGACCGGAGTGCTGGACAAAGTGGACTCCACCGGAACGTAA
- a CDS encoding NAD(P)/FAD-dependent oxidoreductase: MATTPQLQDRPRVLVVGGGYVGLYVALKLQNKIANAGGIVTVVDPLPYMTYQPFLPEVAGGNIEARHAVVSHRQHLKQTELIQGRVTSIDHANRTAVVAPSDGGPNFEVPYFDVVMAAGAITRTFPIKGLADKGIGLKTIEEAVALRNKVLERIEAGSTITDPAERARALTFVVVGGGFAGIECITEMEDLARAAVKNNPRVKQEEVRFVLVEAMGRIMPEVTAKQADWVVEHLRSRGIEVLLNTSLDNAEGSLKLINLPDKTAAQEFEADTLVWTAGVQANPMVRSTDFPLEPRGRVRVLPDLRVAGDEGIIENAWAAGDIAAVPDLTGSGLPDGTCVPNAQHALRQAKRLAKNLWASRWDKELKDYKHKNLGAVAGFGEWKGVANINLLGRIGLKGPLAWLAHRGYHGMAMPTFERKFRVIFNWILSFFMGRDTTQLVDLENPRGAFVAAATPAPKPAAAPAAPVADKPAGSGSSSQAKQPVSADTK, encoded by the coding sequence ATGGCAACAACCCCACAGCTCCAGGACCGTCCCAGGGTACTCGTCGTCGGCGGCGGGTACGTCGGCCTGTACGTAGCCCTCAAACTGCAGAACAAGATCGCGAATGCCGGTGGCATCGTCACCGTCGTTGATCCCCTGCCCTACATGACCTACCAGCCCTTCCTGCCGGAAGTTGCCGGCGGAAACATCGAGGCGCGCCACGCTGTCGTCTCCCACCGCCAGCACTTGAAGCAGACGGAACTTATCCAGGGCCGGGTCACCTCGATCGACCACGCGAACCGGACAGCCGTGGTTGCCCCGTCCGACGGCGGGCCGAACTTTGAGGTGCCGTACTTCGACGTCGTAATGGCCGCAGGTGCCATTACCCGTACCTTCCCCATCAAGGGCCTGGCGGACAAGGGCATCGGCCTGAAGACCATCGAGGAAGCGGTTGCGCTGCGCAACAAGGTCCTCGAGCGGATTGAAGCCGGTTCCACCATTACCGATCCCGCCGAGCGCGCCCGTGCCCTCACTTTCGTGGTGGTTGGCGGCGGTTTCGCCGGCATCGAGTGCATCACCGAGATGGAAGACCTTGCCCGCGCGGCAGTCAAAAACAACCCCCGCGTCAAGCAGGAGGAAGTCCGCTTCGTCCTGGTTGAAGCCATGGGCCGCATCATGCCCGAGGTCACGGCCAAGCAGGCAGACTGGGTTGTGGAACACCTGCGCAGCCGCGGCATCGAGGTGCTACTGAACACCTCGCTGGACAACGCCGAGGGCTCCCTGAAGCTCATCAACCTTCCGGACAAGACCGCCGCGCAGGAATTCGAAGCGGACACCCTCGTCTGGACTGCCGGTGTGCAGGCCAACCCGATGGTCCGCTCCACCGATTTCCCGCTGGAGCCGCGCGGCCGCGTCCGCGTTCTCCCGGACCTCCGCGTCGCAGGCGACGAAGGCATCATCGAAAACGCCTGGGCTGCCGGCGACATCGCCGCCGTGCCGGACCTTACGGGCAGCGGCCTGCCGGACGGCACGTGCGTACCGAACGCGCAGCACGCCCTTCGCCAGGCCAAGCGCCTCGCGAAGAACCTGTGGGCTTCCCGCTGGGACAAGGAGCTCAAGGACTACAAGCACAAGAACCTGGGCGCCGTTGCCGGCTTCGGCGAATGGAAGGGTGTTGCCAACATCAACCTCCTAGGCCGGATCGGGCTCAAGGGCCCCCTGGCCTGGCTGGCGCACCGTGGCTACCACGGAATGGCCATGCCCACGTTCGAGCGCAAGTTCCGCGTTATCTTCAACTGGATCCTGAGCTTCTTCATGGGCCGCGACACCACTCAGCTGGTGGACCTGGAAAACCCGCGCGGAGCATTCGTCGCCGCGGCCACCCCTGCCCCGAAGCCGGCAGCTGCCCCCGCCGCACCGGTGGCTGACAAGCCTGCCGGATCCGGCAGCAGCAGCCAGGCGAAGCAGCCTGTGTCGGCTGACACGAAGTAG